One part of the Thermodesulfovibrio sp. 3462-1 genome encodes these proteins:
- the xerD gene encoding site-specific tyrosine recombinase XerD: protein MEQKEILKKFLNYCLTEKALSINTVKSYENDLKGFCLYLQQQQISPLNCEKQLVVNYLLGLKEKGYSSSSIARNLSSLKQFFRFLIFENLINHDPTEGLKSPKLWLRLPKALEIDEIKKLLSVMLQSKYYLRDITMLELMYASGLRVSELVNLKLSDINFEAGFIRVKGKGDKERVVPIVYRSIDKIKKYLIELRPKLLKKKASDYLFLNNRGQAMTRQRFWQNLKVMGKIAGVNVTPHMIRHSFATHLLEGGADLRSLQKMLGHSDISTTQVYTKVSMDRLRKEYLKHHPRAK from the coding sequence ATAAATACAGTAAAGTCCTATGAAAATGATTTGAAAGGATTTTGTTTATATCTTCAGCAACAGCAAATTTCACCTTTAAATTGCGAAAAACAACTGGTTGTAAATTACCTTTTAGGCTTGAAAGAAAAAGGCTACAGTTCTTCATCCATTGCGAGAAACCTGTCTTCTTTAAAGCAGTTTTTTCGGTTTTTGATCTTTGAAAATTTAATAAATCATGATCCAACAGAGGGACTTAAATCACCAAAACTATGGCTCAGACTTCCAAAAGCTCTTGAAATTGATGAGATAAAAAAGCTTCTTTCAGTGATGCTTCAAAGCAAATATTACTTAAGAGATATTACCATGCTTGAATTGATGTATGCTTCAGGATTAAGGGTCAGTGAGCTTGTTAATCTAAAATTGAGCGATATAAACTTTGAAGCAGGATTTATAAGAGTTAAAGGTAAGGGTGATAAAGAAAGAGTTGTTCCAATAGTTTATCGTTCAATAGATAAAATTAAAAAGTATTTGATAGAGCTAAGACCAAAGCTTCTTAAAAAGAAGGCTTCCGATTATCTTTTTCTTAATAATCGAGGACAAGCAATGACCCGTCAGAGATTCTGGCAGAATCTCAAGGTAATGGGGAAAATTGCAGGCGTAAATGTAACACCTCATATGATTAGACACAGCTTTGCAACCCATTTGCTTGAAGGTGGTGCAGATTTAAGGTCTCTACAGAAAATGCTTGGTCATAGTGACATATCTACAACTCAAGTTTATACTAAAGTTTCAATGGATAGACTTCGTAAAGAGTATCTTAAACATCATCCAAGAGCTAAGTAA